From Vagococcus jeotgali, one genomic window encodes:
- the queG gene encoding tRNA epoxyqueuosine(34) reductase QueG yields the protein MNTAELKRYIIEQSQMIGIDKIGFTSAAPFDHLKTSLVEQKNNGHTTGFEHPDIDERLYPELIFDKPQSIISIALAYPSRMTNRLKSVRGEKRGKFARASWGVDYHDILKDKMAQLIQSIQSVTPDIELTFKPLVDTGELIDVAVAQRAGLGFIGKNGLLITKEFGSYVYLGEIITNIPFEEDTPMTSLCGECTKCIDQCPTSALLGDGRMNAKRCLSYQTQTKGYMPEEFRPKIRSVIYGCDICQEVCPYNRGIDVHRHPEMEPDPNIVTPLLKPLLTISNKEFKHQFGILAGSWRGKKPIQRNAIIALANVKDKSSLPNLLQCIEEDPRPMIRGIAAWAVSVIDPNNQYILNFLIEHKNKETDEETLNAFRQAIKTMET from the coding sequence ATGAATACGGCAGAATTAAAACGATATATTATTGAGCAAAGCCAGATGATAGGTATTGATAAGATAGGCTTCACCTCTGCTGCACCTTTTGATCATTTGAAAACAAGTCTAGTAGAACAAAAAAATAATGGACACACCACGGGTTTTGAGCATCCAGATATTGATGAGAGATTATATCCTGAGCTAATTTTTGATAAACCTCAATCCATTATTTCTATTGCACTAGCTTACCCATCACGAATGACTAACAGGCTTAAATCAGTACGGGGAGAAAAAAGAGGAAAATTCGCAAGAGCTTCTTGGGGTGTGGATTATCACGATATTTTAAAAGATAAAATGGCCCAACTCATCCAATCTATCCAAAGTGTTACTCCAGATATTGAGTTGACTTTTAAACCTCTTGTTGATACTGGTGAGCTGATTGATGTTGCTGTAGCACAACGGGCTGGCCTTGGTTTTATTGGAAAAAATGGTTTGTTAATCACAAAAGAGTTTGGTTCTTATGTTTATCTAGGGGAGATTATCACAAATATTCCATTTGAAGAAGATACACCCATGACCTCTTTATGCGGTGAGTGTACAAAGTGCATTGATCAGTGTCCCACGTCTGCTCTTTTAGGAGACGGGCGAATGAATGCTAAAAGATGTCTATCTTACCAAACTCAAACTAAAGGCTACATGCCTGAAGAGTTTCGTCCTAAAATTAGAAGTGTTATTTATGGCTGTGATATTTGCCAGGAAGTTTGTCCTTATAATAGAGGAATTGATGTGCATCGTCATCCTGAAATGGAGCCTGATCCAAATATCGTAACACCTCTACTTAAGCCGCTATTAACCATTTCAAACAAAGAATTTAAACACCAATTTGGCATATTAGCAGGCTCATGGCGTGGAAAAAAACCGATTCAAAGAAATGCTATCATTGCCTTAGCTAATGTAAAAGATAAAAGTAGTTTACCTAACCTCTTGCAGTGTATCGAAGAAGATCCTAGGCCTATGATTAGAGGAATAGCAGCTTGGGCTGTTAGTGTCATCGATCCAAACAATCAGTATATACTAAATTTTCTAATAGAGCATAAAAATAAAGAAACAGATGAAGAAACTCTCAATGCCTTTAGACAAGCGATTAAAACAATGGAAACATAA
- the yjeM gene encoding glutamate/gamma-aminobutyrate family transporter YjeM, whose translation MSNQAKKMSLIGLILMIFTSVFGFGNAPVAFYRMGYGAIIWYILAALFFFIPYALMMAEYGSAFKTAKGGMFTWMEKSVGAKYAFIGTFMWYTSYIIWMVSVAPKIFITLSTTVSGSDHTGMWSLFGMNSTETVGLLAIIFILIVTFFSSKGLDKITKITSAGGIAVMSLNVILIVISLIILVFNGGELAQPIEGAKSFIVSPNAGYTTPLATISFLVFAIFAYGGLEAVGGLVDKTENAEKNFPKGIILSALVISIGYALTIFLWGVSTNWDAILGGENVNLGNITYVLMNNLGYKFGTAIHLSEATAITIGNCFARFTGLTMFLAYLGAFFTLSYSPLKTIIEGTPKGLWPEKMVKTNDKGMPEFSMWVQGSIVVLILLLVSFGGKESQSFYNILTLMTNVSMTIPYIFLAGAFPAFKKKDSIDHSFSIYKTKTQYMVSTIIVVAVIGFANIFTIIEPLFREGGPQWGDTLWQIAGPVLFSIIALILFKRYENKVKNGKIH comes from the coding sequence ATGTCAAATCAAGCTAAAAAGATGAGCCTGATTGGGTTAATCTTAATGATTTTTACTTCGGTTTTTGGTTTTGGTAATGCACCTGTTGCCTTTTACAGAATGGGATATGGCGCCATTATTTGGTACATTTTAGCAGCACTTTTTTTCTTTATTCCTTATGCACTTATGATGGCCGAATACGGTTCAGCCTTTAAAACTGCAAAAGGTGGTATGTTTACTTGGATGGAGAAATCTGTTGGAGCAAAATATGCCTTTATCGGAACTTTTATGTGGTATACCTCATACATCATCTGGATGGTGAGTGTGGCACCTAAAATTTTTATTACTCTATCAACAACTGTATCTGGATCAGATCACACTGGTATGTGGTCACTTTTTGGAATGAATTCTACTGAAACTGTTGGATTATTAGCTATTATTTTTATTCTTATTGTGACATTCTTCTCATCTAAAGGTTTAGATAAGATTACAAAAATCACATCTGCCGGTGGTATTGCTGTCATGTCATTAAATGTGATTTTAATTGTTATCAGTTTAATTATTTTAGTTTTCAATGGCGGTGAGTTAGCTCAACCAATTGAGGGAGCAAAAAGTTTCATTGTCTCTCCCAATGCTGGATACACAACACCTCTTGCTACCATTTCATTTTTAGTGTTTGCTATTTTTGCTTATGGCGGGTTAGAAGCTGTTGGTGGTTTAGTCGATAAAACTGAAAATGCTGAGAAAAACTTTCCCAAAGGGATTATTTTATCAGCTTTAGTTATCTCGATTGGTTATGCTCTAACTATTTTCTTATGGGGAGTATCGACTAACTGGGATGCTATTTTAGGCGGAGAAAATGTTAACTTAGGTAACATCACTTATGTCCTGATGAACAACTTAGGATATAAATTTGGTACTGCTATTCATTTATCTGAAGCAACTGCTATTACAATTGGTAATTGTTTTGCTAGATTTACCGGTTTAACTATGTTTCTAGCTTACCTTGGAGCATTCTTTACTTTAAGTTATTCACCACTTAAAACAATTATCGAGGGAACACCAAAAGGATTATGGCCTGAAAAAATGGTTAAAACAAATGATAAAGGTATGCCAGAATTTTCAATGTGGGTTCAAGGATCTATCGTTGTATTAATTCTTTTACTTGTATCATTTGGTGGTAAAGAATCTCAATCATTCTATAATATTTTAACATTGATGACTAATGTATCTATGACAATTCCTTATATCTTCCTAGCAGGAGCATTTCCTGCCTTCAAGAAAAAAGATAGCATTGATCACTCATTTAGTATTTATAAAACAAAAACACAATATATGGTATCAACAATTATCGTTGTGGCTGTTATTGGCTTTGCTAATATCTTTACAATCATTGAGCCTTTATTTAGAGAAGGTGGGCCACAGTGGGGAGATACATTATGGCAAATTGCCGGACCTGTATTATTCTCAATCATTGCTCTAATCTTATTTAAACGCTATGAAAATAAAGTAAAAAACGGTAAAATCCATTAA
- a CDS encoding ISL3 family transposase: MDNHTRKLLNLTDKSIIFEKDWLTEATIRGRRSNIIRGRLTSPDRICPSCHQNTCVKNGTYTTKTQLPEFNRVTTYLELKRERYLCKECHTTFSADTALVDDYCHISKTLKYQIALDLKEDRSRKEIARFHHVSDNTVQRVLYDFTNHCLTNFQHLPKVLCVDEFKSTKSCQSGMSFICADAESKKIIDILPDRRLFSLIKYFLKYSRKERLKVKFLVMDMNANYGGLLKTVFPHAEIVTDRFHIIQHINRSFNQLRIKEMNQLKRYDNEEAKQYRRIKKYWKLFLKDSSQLSATTYSNYPLFNKSMTQVGVIEELLSYNSTIKIAYDYIQELKYAYETKDSDLFLELTHSISNELPKEFKAKFKTFQTFRQGVTNALNYSYSNGFLEGINNRIKAIKRTAYGYRNFLTFKRRIFLIQGQSFQFN; this comes from the coding sequence ATGGATAATCATACTAGAAAATTACTTAATTTAACAGACAAATCTATTATTTTTGAAAAAGATTGGTTAACTGAGGCTACTATTAGAGGTAGACGCTCAAATATAATAAGGGGAAGACTAACGTCTCCAGACAGAATATGCCCCTCTTGTCATCAGAATACGTGTGTTAAAAATGGTACTTATACTACTAAAACACAACTACCAGAGTTTAATAGGGTCACAACTTATTTAGAACTTAAAAGAGAACGATATCTATGTAAAGAATGTCATACAACATTCAGTGCTGATACTGCGTTAGTCGATGACTATTGTCATATATCGAAAACATTAAAGTATCAAATCGCCTTAGATTTGAAAGAAGATCGTTCAAGAAAAGAGATCGCTAGATTCCATCATGTTTCTGATAACACGGTACAACGTGTTTTATACGACTTTACCAACCACTGTCTAACCAACTTTCAACATCTACCAAAAGTACTATGTGTCGATGAATTTAAATCAACTAAGTCATGTCAATCTGGTATGAGCTTTATTTGTGCTGATGCTGAAAGTAAAAAGATTATTGATATTTTACCAGATAGACGTCTCTTCTCTCTTATTAAGTACTTCCTGAAATACTCCAGAAAAGAGCGGTTAAAAGTGAAGTTTCTCGTCATGGATATGAATGCCAACTACGGTGGCCTTCTTAAAACTGTATTTCCACATGCAGAGATTGTGACAGATAGATTCCATATCATTCAGCATATCAATCGTTCTTTTAATCAACTAAGAATAAAAGAAATGAATCAATTAAAACGTTATGATAATGAAGAAGCAAAACAATACCGGAGAATAAAAAAATATTGGAAACTATTTTTAAAAGACTCTAGTCAATTAAGTGCCACTACATATAGTAATTATCCTCTTTTCAATAAAAGTATGACACAAGTTGGTGTCATTGAAGAACTTCTTTCCTATAACTCAACTATAAAAATCGCATATGATTATATACAAGAGTTAAAATATGCTTATGAAACAAAGGATTCAGACTTATTTTTAGAATTAACTCATTCTATCTCTAATGAGCTTCCTAAGGAATTTAAAGCCAAATTCAAAACATTCCAAACCTTCAGGCAAGGTGTTACCAATGCTTTAAATTATTCTTATTCAAATGGTTTTTTAGAAGGAATTAACAACCGAATCAAAGCTATCAAACGAACAGCCTATGGTTACCGAAATTTCTTAACTTTTAAGCGACGGATTTTCCTTATTCAAGGTCAATCATTTCAATTTAATTAA
- the licT gene encoding BglG family transcription antiterminator LicT, translated as MKIKKILNNNVVISENEYSEEVIVMGRGIAFQKQIGDLLLEELIDKVFVSDSTKETLEIEKLITQAGPDIIEIAKEIILLAEERIGHEYSEKAYLSLTDHLFYATERMKEGISIPNPLIVEIKKFYSQEYAIGVTGCQMVRDRLNIDFQDDEAGFIALHLANHIANTENMTLTIESTEIMRDILRIISRYFGIVFDEDSLSYQRMMTHIQYFAQRILKDEIQEEPDEFLYALIQGKYPAAFNCSLRIREYLETSKSITVQDAEVIYLVIHIHRVIEQHKKRK; from the coding sequence GTGAAAATCAAGAAAATTCTAAATAATAATGTTGTTATTTCTGAAAATGAGTACTCTGAAGAAGTGATTGTTATGGGTAGGGGCATTGCTTTTCAAAAACAGATTGGTGACTTACTTTTAGAAGAATTAATAGATAAGGTTTTTGTCAGTGATTCGACTAAAGAAACACTAGAAATAGAAAAATTAATTACTCAAGCTGGGCCAGATATTATCGAAATAGCAAAAGAAATTATCTTACTTGCAGAAGAAAGAATAGGTCACGAGTATTCAGAAAAAGCTTATCTGAGCCTAACAGATCACCTGTTTTATGCTACTGAGCGAATGAAGGAAGGGATTTCAATACCTAACCCTTTAATTGTTGAAATTAAGAAATTTTATAGTCAAGAATACGCTATTGGGGTGACTGGGTGTCAGATGGTTAGAGACCGCTTAAATATTGATTTTCAGGATGATGAAGCAGGGTTTATTGCGCTTCATTTGGCTAATCATATAGCTAATACGGAGAATATGACGTTAACGATTGAAAGTACTGAAATCATGCGAGATATTTTAAGGATTATTAGCCGGTATTTTGGTATTGTTTTTGATGAAGACTCCCTAAGTTATCAGCGAATGATGACGCATATTCAGTATTTTGCTCAGCGTATCTTAAAAGATGAGATCCAGGAAGAGCCAGATGAGTTTTTATATGCACTAATCCAAGGTAAGTACCCAGCTGCCTTTAACTGTAGCTTGAGGATTAGAGAATACTTAGAAACATCAAAATCTATTACCGTTCAAGATGCTGAAGTGATCTATCTCGTTATTCATATCCACAGGGTCATTGAGCAACATAAAAAAAGAAAATAA
- a CDS encoding ABC-F family ATP-binding cassette domain-containing protein gives MILLQANQVARLFGEEVLFENIQLEVQDNSRIALVGRNGAGKSTLLKILAGIEEADKGQVTKVKNLTIGYLDQHTGIDSDKTIWEEMLGVFDHIRDMEKELRRLEHDISDPSIQANPKEYEQVLKNYDALQQQFNDLNGYGYESEIKSVLHGFRFDEAWYDTPIQNLSGGQKTRLALARLLLEKPNLLILDEPTNHLDIETLDWLEQYLQQYRGAILMVSHDRYFLDKIIQEVYDVSRQKVIHYKGNYSNFLDRKAERLELEWKEYEKQQVEISKLEDFVARNIVRASTTKRAQSRRKQLEKMDKLDRPMGDEKSAHFLFRQEQPSGRDVLLLESVGVGYGNDVLSYPINLDMKKQEAIALVGPNGVGKSTLLKSITGDIPFLKGECQLGHQVNIGYYDQEQSHLTGNQTVLEEIWSEHRTVPEKDIRTLLGSFLFSGEDVKKTINLLSGGERARVALAKLAMKHDNLLILDEPTNHLDIDSKEVLENALIEYDGTLLFVSHDRYFINRIATGVLELSNEGSTFYHGNYDYYLEKKAEEEERQALLNPETSDVVVVETETKLSYEASKEKQKEKRKLDRQVEALEALLHEVEAEIDTVQAKMGEPESLEDHVLLQELDKTLQGLYNKQEQVLEEWEEASLQLEELE, from the coding sequence ATGATTTTATTACAAGCAAACCAAGTTGCTAGACTCTTTGGTGAAGAAGTATTATTTGAAAACATACAATTAGAAGTACAAGATAATAGCCGGATTGCTCTTGTTGGAAGAAACGGTGCTGGCAAGTCTACCTTACTTAAGATATTAGCAGGTATTGAAGAAGCAGATAAAGGACAGGTAACTAAAGTAAAAAACTTAACAATTGGTTACCTGGATCAGCATACTGGTATTGACTCAGATAAGACTATTTGGGAAGAGATGTTAGGTGTTTTTGATCATATTCGTGATATGGAAAAAGAATTGAGACGACTTGAGCATGACATCTCAGATCCTTCTATTCAAGCAAATCCTAAAGAATACGAACAAGTACTTAAAAATTATGACGCATTGCAGCAACAGTTTAATGATTTAAACGGCTATGGTTATGAGTCTGAGATTAAGTCTGTTTTACATGGATTTCGTTTTGATGAGGCTTGGTATGACACACCTATTCAGAATTTATCTGGTGGTCAAAAAACACGTTTAGCTCTGGCTAGACTCTTACTTGAAAAGCCTAATTTACTTATACTAGATGAGCCAACTAACCACTTAGATATTGAAACACTAGATTGGTTAGAGCAGTATTTACAGCAGTACCGTGGTGCTATTTTAATGGTTTCTCATGACCGTTATTTCCTAGATAAAATCATACAAGAAGTTTATGATGTGAGTCGTCAAAAAGTCATTCATTATAAAGGGAATTATAGTAACTTTCTTGATCGAAAAGCTGAAAGACTAGAGCTTGAGTGGAAGGAGTATGAAAAGCAACAAGTAGAAATTTCTAAATTAGAAGACTTTGTTGCGAGAAATATTGTCAGAGCCTCCACGACTAAACGGGCTCAAAGTAGACGTAAGCAATTAGAGAAAATGGATAAACTTGATAGGCCAATGGGAGATGAAAAGTCAGCTCACTTTCTCTTTAGACAAGAGCAACCTTCTGGACGTGACGTATTACTTTTAGAGTCTGTAGGTGTCGGTTACGGAAACGACGTATTATCTTATCCTATTAATTTAGATATGAAAAAACAAGAAGCTATTGCTTTAGTAGGACCAAATGGTGTGGGGAAATCTACTTTACTTAAAAGTATTACAGGAGATATTCCTTTCTTAAAAGGAGAGTGTCAGCTTGGTCACCAAGTTAACATTGGTTATTATGATCAGGAACAAAGTCATTTGACTGGAAATCAGACTGTTTTAGAAGAAATTTGGAGTGAGCATAGGACTGTACCTGAAAAAGATATTAGAACTTTACTAGGTAGTTTTCTATTTTCCGGAGAAGATGTGAAAAAGACAATTAATTTACTAAGTGGTGGGGAGCGCGCCCGTGTGGCGTTAGCCAAACTAGCTATGAAACATGATAATCTACTGATATTAGATGAGCCTACTAACCATTTGGATATTGATAGTAAAGAAGTATTAGAAAATGCTTTAATCGAGTATGACGGGACACTATTATTTGTTTCACACGATAGGTATTTTATTAACCGAATTGCTACAGGAGTTTTAGAATTATCTAATGAGGGTAGTACCTTCTATCACGGTAATTATGACTATTATTTGGAGAAAAAAGCTGAAGAAGAAGAACGTCAAGCCCTACTAAATCCAGAGACAAGTGATGTGGTTGTGGTTGAGACAGAAACAAAATTAAGCTATGAGGCATCCAAAGAAAAACAAAAAGAAAAACGAAAATTAGACAGACAAGTTGAAGCTCTAGAAGCACTCTTACATGAGGTTGAAGCAGAGATTGATACTGTACAAGCTAAGATGGGTGAGCCTGAGAGTTTAGAGGATCATGTGTTACTGCAAGAACTGGACAAAACTTTACAAGGTCTATATAACAAACAAGAACAAGTATTAGAGGAGTGGGAAGAAGCTTCCCTACAACTTGAAGAATTAGAGTAG